One region of Deinococcus malanensis genomic DNA includes:
- a CDS encoding LptF/LptG family permease has protein sequence MKRFERYVLAEILPLLIGALASVIVLFVLAALQEVIAPLLAKGARPLLVARVLALNVPEAAARALPIALMFATLLGLSRLSSDSELKAALASGIPARRLFRPVLLLGLGVTLLAFGIGEGLLPRTKIEERKVKQEIVFDNPRVIGLGAQEAGGQSLVLRDALGRAISVAEVRAGGELRGLRIVTMQGGSVPREVITAREGRLKAGSNVLELQGGQRVTYQDGRPVTILSFERGTLPVQDVQADLDTGGKALKATYLPLRELLARTNSYRQQHIQAPAEFTALHQKFAEPLAALALAFFAVSLAVFTFQSGRDLGLVWALLLAFAYYATWSVFRIMGENGAIPGALAAYAPDLIAVVAGAVLLKLAGRR, from the coding sequence ATGAAGCGTTTCGAGCGCTATGTCCTGGCCGAGATCCTGCCGCTGCTGATCGGGGCGCTGGCCTCGGTCATCGTGCTGTTTGTGCTGGCGGCCCTGCAGGAAGTGATTGCGCCGCTGCTGGCCAAGGGCGCGCGGCCGCTGCTGGTGGCCCGCGTGTTGGCCCTCAACGTTCCAGAAGCGGCGGCGCGCGCCCTGCCCATTGCTCTGATGTTTGCCACCCTGCTGGGCCTTTCGCGCCTGAGCAGCGACTCGGAACTCAAGGCTGCACTGGCCAGCGGAATTCCGGCGCGGCGGCTGTTCCGGCCGGTGCTGCTGCTGGGCCTGGGGGTGACGCTACTGGCCTTCGGGATCGGCGAGGGCCTGCTGCCCCGCACCAAGATCGAGGAACGCAAGGTCAAGCAGGAGATCGTATTTGACAATCCCCGGGTGATCGGGCTGGGCGCGCAGGAAGCGGGCGGGCAGAGCCTGGTGCTTCGCGACGCGCTGGGCCGCGCGATCAGCGTGGCGGAGGTCAGGGCCGGCGGCGAACTGCGCGGCCTGCGGATCGTGACCATGCAGGGCGGCTCGGTGCCGCGCGAGGTGATCACCGCCCGGGAGGGCCGCCTGAAGGCCGGCAGCAATGTGCTGGAACTTCAGGGCGGGCAGCGGGTGACCTATCAGGATGGCCGTCCCGTCACCATCCTGAGCTTCGAGCGCGGCACCCTGCCGGTTCAGGACGTGCAGGCAGACCTGGACACCGGCGGCAAGGCGCTGAAGGCCACCTACCTGCCGCTGCGTGAGCTGCTGGCCCGCACCAACTCCTACCGCCAGCAGCACATTCAGGCACCTGCGGAGTTCACCGCCCTGCATCAGAAGTTCGCCGAACCGCTGGCGGCGCTGGCCCTGGCCTTTTTCGCCGTGAGCCTGGCGGTCTTTACCTTCCAGAGTGGGCGGGACCTGGGGCTAGTATGGGCCCTGCTGCTGGCCTTCGCGTATTACGCAACCTGGAGCGTATTCCGCATCATGGGCGAGAACGGGGCGATTCCCGGGGCGCTGGCAGCCTACGCCCCGGACCTGATCGCGGTTGTGGCGGGAGCGGTGCTGCTGAAACTGGCAGGACGACGTTAG